The sequence TGGTCAGGCGGTCGGCCGCCTCGCGGACGTGCTCGGCCGCGTAGTTGGGGCCGCGCTGCGAGCCGCGCAGGATCACGTGACACGACGCGTTGCCGCGCGTCGCCACGATCGCCGAGATCCCCTGCTTCGTCACGGAGAGGAAATGGTGCGCCTCGCGCGCGGCCCGCACCGCGTCGACCGCGATCTGGACGTCGCCCTCGGTGCTGTTCTTGAAGCCCACGGGGCACGAGAGCCCGGAGGCGAGCTCGCGGTGGATCTGGCTCTCGGTCGTGCGCGCGCCGATCGCGCCCCAGGAGATGAAATCGGCGATGAACTGCGGCGAGATCGTGTCCAGGAACTCGCTCCCGCTCGCGAGCCCGAGCTCGGCGATGTCGCGGAGCAGCCCGCGGGCGACGCGGAGCCCCTTGTTGATCGAGAAGCTCCCGTCGAGGTCGGGATCGTTGATCAACCCCTTCCAGCCGACCGTGGTGCGCGGCTTCTCGAAGTACACGCGCATGATCACGAGCAGATCGTCGCTCAGCCGGTCGCGCGCCTCCCGGAGCCGCGCGGCGTACTCCAGGGCGGCCTTGGGGTCGTGGATGGAGCAGGGGCCCACCACCACGATGATCCGGTCGTCGTCGCCCGAGATCACGCGCTCGGCGGCCTTGCGCGTGAAGGCCACGGTCTCGGAGGCCGCGGGGCTGACGGGGATCTCTTCGATAAGGATCGCCGGGGGGATCAAGGGCCTGAGCC comes from Sorangium aterium and encodes:
- a CDS encoding 3-deoxy-7-phosphoheptulonate synthase, with the protein product MYYSTDDLRIAGLRPLIPPAILIEEIPVSPAASETVAFTRKAAERVISGDDDRIIVVVGPCSIHDPKAALEYAARLREARDRLSDDLLVIMRVYFEKPRTTVGWKGLINDPDLDGSFSINKGLRVARGLLRDIAELGLASGSEFLDTISPQFIADFISWGAIGARTTESQIHRELASGLSCPVGFKNSTEGDVQIAVDAVRAAREAHHFLSVTKQGISAIVATRGNASCHVILRGSQRGPNYAAEHVREAADRLTKAGLPRRLMVDCSHGNSQKDPARQRTVAESLADQLRSGSRDILGVMIESHLVGGRQDLAPGKLPIYGQSITDACLGWNDTVPVLELLAQAVRDRRASKAA